In the Theobroma cacao cultivar B97-61/B2 chromosome 1, Criollo_cocoa_genome_V2, whole genome shotgun sequence genome, one interval contains:
- the LOC18611370 gene encoding LRR receptor-like serine/threonine-protein kinase HSL2: MRNPKFKTFLFFIWCSFFILPSVISFHGDSQILTRVKDSQLNDPNGKLHDWVLSTPDPSPCNWTGITCNIQNQTVISIDLSGFGISGGFPFGFCRIRTLQTLYLADNFLNGSLSSQVLSPCSRLQEINLSDNLFTGELPNFSSENLEILQLSNNNFTGDIPLSFGRMQSLKVLSIGGNLLNGNIPSFLGNLSELTHFELGYNPFKESPLPNEIGNLSKLEVLWLTNANLVGEIPVSIGNLVSLQILDLSGNFLSGKIPESLSMLKNLEQLEFYQNQLSGELPESLANLTALLRFDVSQNNLTGKLPEKIAALPLESLNLNDNYFTGEIPEVLASNQYLVQLKLFNNSFTGKLPPNLGKFSPLEDFDVSTNDFTGTLPPFLCYKMKLKRIVVFKNLLSGNIPESYGECKTLNYVRMADNAFSGNVPAKFWGHPSFQFLELQNNHFEGSISPSISAVRQLTSLRISGNNFSGDIPEEICRLENVTEINMSHNRFSGELPFCITDLKLQKLDLQDNELTGEIPSSENSWTELTELNLARNRFTGEIPPDLGKLPVLTYLDLSGNLLSGKIPEDLTKLRLNQFNLSDNKLNGKVPSGFNNMFFISGLLGNTGLCSPNLKPLPPCPRSRPATYYVVGILAICFLLLIGSMIWIFRSRVKFGRKTRRPYQVTAFQRVGFSEEEIFPFLKDENIIGTGGSGRVYKAKLKTGQVVAVKRLWGVKPETDAVFKSETETLGRIRHGNIVKLLMCCSGEEFRILVYEYMGNGSLGDVLHGDMFAGLVDWPKRFTVAIGAAQGLAYLHHDCLPAIVHRDVKSNNILLDEEMKPRVADFGLAKTLQIEVGDGDGAMSRVAGTHGYIAPEYAYTLKVTEKSDVYSFGVVLLELITGKRPNDPSFGENKDLVKWVTGATLSSSPEEGIEDGWNCCRNLPQIVDPRMNPSASDLKEIEKVLNVALKCTSAFPINRPSMRKVVELLKDHKAVRPS; the protein is encoded by the exons ATGAGAAacccaaaattcaaaactttccttttcttcatttgGTGCTCTTTTTTCATTCTCCCTTCAGTGATCTCATTTCATGGAGACTCCCAAATCTTGACTCGGGTCAAAGATTCTCAGCTCAACGACCCGAATGGAAAGCTTCATGACTGGGTTCTTTCAACGCCCGATCCAAGTCCGTGTAATTGGACCGGCATTACCTGCAACATTCAAAACCAAACTGTTATTTCAATTGATCTTTCAGGGTTTGGTATCTCAGGCGGCTTTCCGTTCGGGTTTTGTCGGATTCGGACCCTCCAAACTCTCTACCTTGCGGATAATTTCCTCAACGGTTCACTTTCTTCTCAGGTTCTCTCTCCATGTTCTCGTCTCCAAGAGATTAATCTCTCCGACAACTTATTCACCGGCGAGTTACCGAATTTCTCGTCCGAGAATTTGGAAATTCTCCAACTTTCTAACAACAACTTCACCGGCGATATTCCCCTGAGCTTCGGACGGATGCAGTCTCTCAAAGTTCTCTCAATTGGCGGGAATTTACTCAATGGAAACATTCCTTCGTTTTTGGGTAATCTCAGTGAGTTAACTCACTTCGAGCTCGGTTACAATCCTTTTAAAGAAAGTCCTTTGCCGAACGAGATTGGAAATCTGTCGAAACTCGAAGTTTTATGGTTGACGAATGCGAATCTCGTCGGCGAAATTCCTGTTTCCATTGGAAATCTCGTTTCGTTACAGATtctcgatttatcgggtaattTTTTGAGCGGTAAAATTCCGGAAAGTCTATCAATGTTAAAAAATCTGGAGCAACTTGAGTTTTACCAGAATCAATTATCCGGTGAGCTCCCCGAGAGTCTAGCAAATTTGACAGCCCTGCTTCGATTCGACGTGTCACAGAACAATCTCACCGGCAAATTACCAGAGAAAATCGCTGCATTGCCTCTCGAGTCTTTGAATCTCAACGACAATTATTTCACCGGAGAAATACCTGAAGTTTTAGCTTCGAATCAATATCTCGTGCAGTTAAAACTCTTTAACAACAGCTTCACCGGAAAGTTACCGCCCAACCTCGGTAAATTTTCTCCTTTAGAAGATTTTGATGTTTCTACAAATGATTTTACCGGGACGTTACCGCCGTTTCTTTGTTATAAAATGAAGCTTAAACGCATTGTCGTTTTCAAGAATCTGTTGTCGGGCAACATACCGGAATCGTACGGTGAATGTAAAACGTTGAATTATGTTCGGATGGCTGATAATGCTTTTTCTGGTAACGTGCCGGCAAAGTTTTGGGGTCATCCTTCATTTCAATTTCTTGAATTACAAAACAATCATTTTGAAGGTTCAATTTCTCCTTCAATCTCAGCCGTTCGTCAGTTAACCAGTCTTCGAATTTCTGGTAATAATTTCTCCGGTGACATTCCAGAAGAAATTTGTCGGTTGGAGAATGTTACAGAAATTAATATGAGCCATAATAGATTCTCCGGTGAACTGCCCTTTTGTATCACGGACTTGAAGTTGCAAAAGCTTGATTTGCAAGATAATGAGTTAACAGGGGAGATTCCAAGTTCAGAGAATTCGTGGACTGAGTTGACCGAATTGAACCTGGCGAGAAACCGATTCACTGGTGAAATTCCACCCGACCTCGGTAAATTACCggttttaacttacctagatTTGTCCGGTAATTTACTGAGCGGTAAAATCCCAGAGGATTTAACCAAGTTGAGGCTGAACCAATTTAACCTTTCGGATAACAAGTTGAATGGGAAAGTGCCTTCGGGTTTCAATAATATGTTTTTCATCTCGGGTTTATTGGGTAATACGGGTCTTTGTAGCCCGAATTTGAAACCGCTTCCTCCATGCCCGAGATCTAGACCCGCTACCTATTACGTTGTGGGTATTTTAGCAATATGCTTTCTCCTTCTTATTGGGTCGATGATATGGATTTTCAGAAGCCGGGTAAAGTTCGGAAGAAAAACCCGACGCCCGTATCAAGTCACCGCATTCCAACGAGTCGGGTTTAGTGAAGAGGAAATATTCCCGTTTCTGAAAGACGAGAATATCATCGGAACAGGTGGGTCGGGTCGGGTTTACAAAGCTAAGCTTAAAACAGGTCAAGTCGTGGCGGTTAAGAGGCTATGGGGAGTTAAACCTGAGACAGATGCGGTTTTTAAATCCGAAACCGAGACATTGGGTCGGATCCGACATGGCAACATCGTAAAATTGCTTATGTGTTGCAGTGGAGAAGAGTTTAGGATTTTGGTTTACGAGTACATGGGGAATGGGAGTTTGGGTGACGTGTTGCATGGAGACATGTTCGCAGGTTTAGTGGATTGGCCCAAGCGGTTCACGGTTGCAATCGGCGCGGCTCAGGGGCTGGCCTATTTGCACCATGATTGCCTGCCTGCTATCGTGCATCGGGATGTGAAGAGTAACAATATACTGTTGGACGAGGAGATGAAGCCACGCGTGGCGGATTTCGGGTTGGCCAAAACGTTGCAGATTGAGGTTGGGGACGGTGATGGGGCCATGTCTCGAGTCGCTGGGACCCATGGTTATATCGCTCCAG AATATGCTTACACGCTAAAAGTCACGGAAAAGAGTGATGTTTACAGTTTCGGGGTGGTGCTGCTGGAATTGATTACTGGCAAAAGGCCAAACGACCCTTCATTTGGTGAGAACAAGGACCTGGTGAAGTGGGTCACTGGGGctaccttatcatcatctccTGAAGAAGGAATCGAGGATGGCTGGAATTGCTGTCGAAACCTACCCCAGATTGTTGATCCAAGGATGAACCCATCTGCATCTGATTTGAAGGAGATTGAGAAAGTTTTGAACGTGGCTCTCAAATGTACTTCGGCATTTCCCATTAACAGACCTTCTATGAGGAAGGTAGTTGAATTGCTAAAGGACCACAAAGCGGTTCGTCCAAGCTGA
- the LOC18611368 gene encoding F-box protein At3g56470, with translation MLVLGYRKAVGLVENCVPTSLSNDQESKEGQQEPWCNIPKDLLGLISSYLVTDDRAIFGAVCRTWQLITSASRPLPSPFDYADSPPPWLCSFRNAGNNMERCKFFHPMHNDAYEMKINPEVSNATILFSGYGWLLLSKGYGQLFLFDLITKQSIDLPDCSEDMVSVMSFTSSPASPDCLVVGLSSVSDIATSFTYKLGEDSWNVYFIELDRLFLTKDCSPVFHKGLFYCLDRKGCLIEFNPNEPDQSWDTYKMRLPERESAAHQTFMLEKEDNLLAVLITEDSKSVHVCKWDDEEKMFQPIKRLGDYMLFVSHGASCSERAIVRATDKPPSAPKRAYCIELRLAMAYGGSSKAGAGTFWVQIST, from the exons ATGTTGGTATTAGGATATA GAAAAGCTGTTGGACTAGTGGAAAACTGTGTTCCCACATCGTTGAGCAATGATCAAGAGAGCAAGGAAGGGCAGCAAGAACCATGGTGCAATATTCCAAAAGATCTTTTAGGTTTAATATCGTCATACCTTGTCACTGACGACAGGGCAATTTTTGGCGCTGTTTGTAGAACTTGGCAATTGATCACAAGTGCTTCTAGACCGCTTCCTTCACCTTTTGATTATGCAGATTCTCCACCTCCATGGCTGTGTTCGTTCCGTAATGCTGGAAATAACATGGAGAGATGCAAATTCTTTCATCCCATGCATAATGATGCTTATGAGATGAAAATTAATCCAGAAGTATCGAATGCTACGATCTTATTCTCAGGATATGGTTGGTTGCTACTTTCTAAGGGTTATGGacaattatttttgtttgatcTTATCACAAAACAGAGCATTGACCTTCCCGATTGTTCTGAAGATATGGTATCAGTGATGTCATTCACTTCTTCTCCGGCTTCTCCTGATTGTTTGGTAGTTGGATTATCATCTGTAAGTGATATAGCCACCTCCTTCACTTACAAACTCGGAGAAGATAGTTGGAATGTATATTTCATTGAACTTGACAGACTATTTCTTACGAAAGATTGTTCTCCAGTTTTTCACAAGGGATTATTCTATTGTTTGGACAGGAAAGGGTGTTTAATAGAATTCAATCCTAATGAACCTGACCAAAGTTGGGATACTTATAAAATGCGCCTCCCTGAGCGAGAGTCAGCAGCTCATCAAACTTTTATGCTGGAAAAAGAAGATAACTTGTTGGCTGTTTTGATTACAGAGGATTCAAAAAGTGTTCATGTCTGTAAGTGGGATGATGAGGAGAAGATGTTCCAGCCAATAAAACGTTTAGGAGACTACATGCTATTCGTTAGTCATGGTGCATCATGTTCCGAAAGGGCTATTGTGAGAGCAACGG ATAAACCACCTTCTGCTCCAAAACGTGCCTATTGTATTGAGCTTCGGCTGGCAATGGCATACGGTGGGAGTTCCAAGGCAGGCGCTGGGACTTTCTGGGTTCAGATTAGTACTTAG
- the LOC18611369 gene encoding tubulin alpha chain, translating into MRECISIHIGQAGIQVGNACWELYCLEHGIQPDGQMPSDTTVGGGDDAFNTFFSETGSGKHVPRAVFVDLEPTVIDEVRTGTYRQLFHPEQLISGKEDAANNFARGHYTIGKEIVDLCLDRIRKLADNCTGLQGFLVFNAVGGGTGSGLGSLLLERLSVDYGKKSKLGFTVYPSPQVSTSVVEPYNSVLSTHSLLEHTDVAVLLDNEAIYDICRRSLDIERPTYTNLNRLVSQVISSLTASLRFDGALNVDVTEFQTNLVPYPRIHFMLSSYAPVISAEKAYHEQLSVAEITNSTFEPSSMMAKCDPRHGKYMACCLMYRGDVVPKDVNAAVATIKTKRTIQFVDWCPTGFKCGINYQPPTVVPGGDLAKVQRAVCMISNSTSVAEVFSRIDHKFDLMYAKRAFVHWYVGEGMEEGEFSEAREDLAALEKDYEEVGAESAEGEDGDEGDEY; encoded by the exons ATGAGGGAGTGCATTTCGATCCACATCGGCCAGGCCGGTATTCAGGTCGGCAATGCCTGCTGGGAACTTTACTGTCTTGAGCACGGCATTCAG CCTGATGGCCAGATGCCAAGTGATACAACCGTTGGTGGAGGAGATGATGCTTTCAACACCTTCTTCAGTGAAACTGGTTCTGGAAAGCACGTCCCTCGTGCAGTGTTTGTAGATCTTGAGCCCACTGTCATTGATGAGGTTAGGACCGGAACATACCGCCAACTCTTCCACCCTGAACAGCTCATTAGTGGCAAGGAAGATGCAGCTAACAATTTTGCTCGTGGCCATTATACCA TTGGGAAAGAGATTGTTGATCTTTGCTTGGACCGCATCCGCAAGCTTGCTGACAATTGTACTGGTCTACAAGGGTTCCTTGTTTTTAATGCTGTTGGTGGGGGTACTGGTTCAGGACTCGGTTCCCTTCTGCTGGAACGTCTCTCAGTGGACTATGGCAAGAAGTCCAAGCTTGGGTTCACTGTGTATCCCTCACCCCAGGTTTCAACCTCTGTTGTTGAGCCCTATAACAGTGTCCTCTCTACCCATTCCCTTCTGGAACATACAGATGTTGCTGTGTTACTTGATAATGAAGCCATATATGATATATGCAGGCGCTCTCTTGACATTGAGCGTCCTACTTACACCAACCTTAACCGCCTTGTTTCTCAG GTGATATCATCACTGACTGCCTCCTTGAGGTTCGATGGTGCCTTAAATGTGGATGTAACTGAATTTCAGACCAACCTTGTGCCATACCCCAGGattcacttcatgctttcttCTTATGCTCCTGTCATCTCAGCTGAGAAGGCCTACCATGAGCAGCTGTCTGTCGCAGAGATCACCAACAGTACATTTGAGCCCTCATCGATGATGGCCAAGTGTGATCCTCGCCATGGCAAGTACATGGCTTGCTGCTTAATGTACAGAGGTGATGTGGTGCCTAAGGATGTCAATGCTGCTGTGGCGACCATCAAAACTAAGCGCACCATCCAATTTGTTGACTGGTGCCCAACTGGATTCAAGTGTGGCATTAACTACCAGCCTCCAACTGTTGTTCCGGGTGGTGATCTTGCTAAGGTGCAGAGAGCTGTGTGTATGATCTCCAACTCCACCAGTGTTGCAGAAGTATTCTCTCGTATTGACCACAAGTTTGACCTCATGTATGCAAAGAGGGCATTTGTGCACTGGTATGTTGGTGAGGGCATGGAGGAAGGTGAGTTCTCTGAAGCCCGTGAGGATCTTGCTGCCTTGGAGAAGGATTACGAGGAGGTTGGTGCTGAGTCTGCTGAGGGTGAAGATGGAGATGAGGGAGATGAGTACTAA